A region of Plutella xylostella chromosome 29, ilPluXylo3.1, whole genome shotgun sequence DNA encodes the following proteins:
- the LOC105386255 gene encoding uncharacterized protein LOC105386255 isoform X1, protein MVAVVEPSKRIDNSFFRSFLPAVNSPPVSHRDHSAPSYRRNDDYAVIHRADRPPDEERKKDKKWSFGKLFRRKKKDDESQTSSESDEGISSRSRKPKKKKRVPPVNNFDHIVIRDTRRAQSVVKVNHRDYNDDGVLSDPSAGFVNYRTRLPQHVYADSKESLSNKDDMSGRSAKTTLETPARKTRKGRLKARVEALRNSMRGDSSSDEESLKSSNSSSMVRFRSDDSLMRSRDSSLNKRSRSARNERYVKRLSRDEENQLNKEAELLQQGYTKAEVEMLTRTPTSQSSGYGTCKKEQSNKVKQDNLYANDITRRPMKSESISSFPSTQSYPSSINFNAIVNKEHINYSIQYPNNNLNREPVYANNNRQRSVTDQSDKDVMCVKFPLGNVTNIKREEKVPPVPPPRDMQRKVTTPLSMYYENNAPAADRVDGSTKPVYGVPNNDFERVMRRSQDRTIGHGQNGLRRPISNSEDHIAMMNNEYLQTQYTKEQPRRPASVSAEPNHYVLYSNTPPWRKNTEKPEIVKPQPVQPRWDYLYYADQSPRSRRPISVKPSQNGHENQYLSDSQTSLNLRQNVYKRPQNASDFWKKLDDAERQKKQQNMFAHSRSNSDYTSNSQFNRNVNVTRSFDKPSQSDLQNRNMVKSRDVTDGANMWKATTEYKRSITVEPPKVTSPSSKTHVRHKSDTFLPNSYQIPSDDEKHNTERRKSTNLDDALNELEAIYNSLGLGDEDLLDRAERRELMNSTHNEHYNDWNGNDDEVQLRGQPTTPLRLMGRRSTLPDKLQDDMAFRKMNGKDKSMQAGKDTQSQISYMLASPVYVPYASDDDKHSERNEPDVVYDDVVYRNIKQMNNRLKTIEPQPPFGIPVGPVSPAPQSDYLHATPDNKGRSRFIPRRSPDLVSDDLAYRSLRKDSRHFNSFNGDEYIGPVNNNHSYSEYPLAKDPTTNLKKKRAVRSLSANIFTMIQKEIDEALTKSKPPSLQKTHSNSDVTRRLREVFENNDNEQEHYPRNKVKQRHHTVNLFVNNINAPPSHHFAKDDSYIHNNDKYIAKPSCCDKSKSSSPSNRSPQTSKRSSKDEFQQVLTMLAQEAMDTSNKLGVALAELDKNRNNNERKSDLQSKISDSRLNFLNVLKSGNDINEQIKYVNVHSEVISEPTIDKTHTKHKLDCTDSKSKAEKTEDSLMVISDQLHKVEDQLKHSFEKEINFDDESLKLSNYIAKTQEQLKAQETTVVVPDSKLVPAVIPLPVQNDAIKIESIDKIIESNPFTNKVNLQNTAQKSDEKLKELNEINAFKELKDGISDLIAGISQVNEKLFLPKSSKPETESQNISNTETQNIGKIATISEVSAKLSEVTQERPKIDDAPRASVNLSIYEDDLEVKKDNADSTEYNSSEELATIFKIENKARATAKETNPVESSIRTELSSPKLVQSMSQQLRRFSVDHTEDSPSQSNQLPTNIVPWRTKRHNSQNENQDTQRKREWHDRPSTVMLACSYTLMVTQHLAELDWLTLLGLMLAIVTIIAMMLI, encoded by the exons atggtcGCAGTCGTCGAACCTTCGAAGAGAATAGATAATAGCTTTTTTAGATCGTTTTTGCCC GCCGTGAACTCTCCGCCGGTGTCCCACCGCGACCACTCTGCCCCGAGCTACCGCCGCAACGATGACTACGCCGTCATCCACCGAGCCGACCGGCCTCCAGACGAAGAACGGAAGAAAGACAAGAAGTGGTCCTTCGGAAAACTCTTCAGGCGAAAGAAGAAAGACGACGAAAGCCAAACGTCGTCAGAAAGCGACGAGGGCATCAGCAGCAGGTCCAGAAAACCCAAAAAGAAGAAACGCGTTCCGCCAGTTAACAACTTTGATCACATAGTGATTAGGGACACCAGAAGAGCACAGAGTGTGGTCAAAGTGAACCATCGGGACTACAACGATGATGGCGTGCTGTCGGACCCCTCTGCCGGCTTTGTCAACTATCGAACCAGGCTGCCTCAACACGTGTATGCTGATTCCAAAGAGTCCCTATCAAATAAAGATGACATGTCTGGAAGATCGGCTAAGACAACTTTGGAAACCCCTGCGAGAAAAACTAGGAAGGGAAGACTAAAAGCTCGAGTTGAGGCATTGAGGAACAGCATGAGAGGGGACTCGAGCAGTGATGAGGAATCGCTGAAGTCCTCCAATTCATCGTCAATGGTCAGGTTTCGGAGCGACGATTCGTTAATGAGATCTAGGGATAGTTCTTTGAACAAACGATCTAGGAGTGCCAGGAATGAAAGATACGTGAAAAGACTGTCCCGTGATGAAGAGAATCAGCTGAACAAAGAAGCCGAGTTACTGCAGCAAGGGTATACGAAAGCTGAAGTAGAAATGTTGACGCGAACACCCACGAGTCAAAGCAGCGGTTACGGAACATGCAAAAAAGAACAGTCGAACAAAGTTAAACAAGACAACCTATATGCCAATGATATTACTCGACGCCCAATGAAATCGGAATCAATTTCTTCATTCCCATCGACTCAAAGTTACCCTTCATCCATCAACTTTAACGCTATTGTTAACAAAGAACATATTAACTATTCCATTCAGTatccaaataataatttaaacagAGAACCTGTTTACGCTAACAATAACAGACAAAGAAGTGTAACCGACCAAAGTGATAAAGACGTGATGTGTGTGAAGTTTCCATTAGGGAATGTTACTAATATTAAAAGGGAAGAGAAAGTGCCCCCTGTGCCACCCCCTCGAGACATGCAAAGGAAAGTCACCACGCCATTGTCCATGTACTATGAGAATAATGCCCCAGCTGCCGACAGAGTCGATGGTAGCACTAAACCGGTTTATGGGGTTCCAAATAATGACTTTGAAAGAGTGATGAGGCGAAGCCAAGACAGAACTATAGGCCACGGACAAAATGGTCTTCGACGACCGATATCAAATTCAGAGGACCATATTGCAATGATGAACAATGAATATTTACAAACCCAATATACAAAAGAACAACCTCGAAGACCTGCCTCTGTCTCCGCTGAACCAAATCACTATGTGCTATACTCAAATACGCCTCCTTGGAGAAAAAATACCGAGAAACCAGAAATAGTTAAACCTCAACCAGTGCAACCTCGATGGGACTACCTGTACTACGCTGACCAAAGCCCGAGGTCCCGCCGACCAATCAGTGTTAAGCCTAGTCAAAATGGTCATGAGAATCAATATCTCAGTGATTCACAAACCTCATTAAACTTACGGCAGaatgtttataaaagaccCCAAAACGCATCTGACTTCTGGAAGAAGTTAGACGATGCCGAAAGGCAGAAAAAGCAACAAAACATGTTTGCCCATTCTAGAAGTAACAGTGATTATACCAGTAATTCCCAGTTCAATAGAAATGTAAATGTGACAAGAAGTTTTGATAAGCCAAGTCAATCGGATTTGCAGAACAGAAACATGGTGAAATCGCGAGATGTAACAGATGGTGCCAATATGTGGAAAGCCACAACCGAGTATAAACGATCAATAACAGTTGAACCCCCGAAAGTAACATCACCGTCTTCAAAAACTCATGTTCGTCATAAATCTGATACATTCTTACCTAATTCATACCAAATACCATCTGATGATGAGAAACATAATACCGAAAGACGAAAATCCACTAACCTTGACGATGCTCTCAATGAACTTGAAGCTATTTACAACAGTTTAGGACTCGGTGATGAAGATTTGTTGGATAGAGCAGAGCGCCGAGAACTAATGAACTCAACACATAATGAACATTACAATGACTGGAACGGTAACGACGATGAAGTACAACTGCGAGGTCAACCCACGACTCCTTTAAGACTAATGGGGAGACGGTCAACGCTACCTGATAAGCTTCAAGACGATATGGCATTCAGAAAGATGAACGGTAAAGACAAATCCATGCAAGCGGGTAAAGATACCCAGTCACAGATAAGCTACATGCTTGCCTCCCCAGTTTATGTGCCATATGCGTCGGATGATGATAAACATTCGGAACGGAATGAGCCCGATGTAGTCTATGACGATGTGGTATACAGAAACATCAAGCAAATGAACAATCGTCTAAAGACTATTGAGCCTCAACCGCCGTTTGGTATACCCGTGGGTCCCGTGTCTCCCGCCCCTCAAAGTGACTATTTACACGCCACTCCTGATAACAAAGGACGATCTAGGTTTATACCGAGAAGATCGCCTGATCTAGTATCCGATGATTTAGCGTACAGAAGTCTTAGAAAAGATAGCAGGCATTTCAATTCCTTTAATGGAGACGAATATATTGGTCcagttaataataatcatagtTACAGTGAATATCCTCTTGCCAAAGATCCTACAACGAATCTTAAGAAGAAAAGAGCTGTGAGATCCCTGTCAGCTAACATTTTCACAATGATTCAAAAAGAGATAGATGAAGCCCTTACAAAATCTAAACCACCTTCTTTACAAAAAACGCACAGTAACAGTGACGTCACAAGACGGCTGCGTGAAGTCTTCGAAAACAATGACAACGAACAAGAGCACTATCCTCGCAACAAGGTAAAACAACGACATCATACTGTCAACCTCTTTGTCAATAACATCAACGCACCACCCAGTCATCATTTCGCAAAAGACGATTCATATATTCACAACAACGACAAATACATCGCTAAACCTTCATGTTGTGACAAGTCCAAAAGTTCATCTCCATCAAATCGATCACCTCAAACATCTAAACGGTCTTCAAAGGACGAATTTCAGCAAGTTCTTACAATGCTTGCTCAAGAAGCTATGGACACCAGTAATAAGTTAGGCGTAGCCTTAGCTGAATTAGATAAAAATAGAAACAATAATGAACGGAAATCAGATTTGCAAAGTAAAATATCTGACAGCAGATTGAATTTCCTGAATGTTCTCAAGTCAGGAAACGACATCAACgaacaaattaaatatgtgAATGTCCATTCTGAAGTTATAAGCGAACCAACGATAGACAAGACTCACACTAAGCACAAACTGGACTGTACAGACAGTAAATCAAAAGCTGAAAAGACAGAAGACAGTCTTATGGTAATATCAGATCAACTACACAAAGTAGAAGATCAATTAAAGCACAGCtttgaaaaagaaataaattttgACGATGAAAGCTTAAAACTATCAAACTACATAGCTAAAACTCAAGAACAGTTAAAAGCTCAAGAAACTACAGTAGTGGTACCTGATAGCAAACTAGTTCCTGCGGTGATACCACTGCCTGTGCAAAATGACGCTATTAAGATTGAAAGCATTGACAAAATAATTGAAAGCAATCCTTTCACTAACAAAGTTAATCTTCAAAACACAGCACAAAAATCTGACGAGAAACTTAAAGAGTTAAACGAAATTAATGCATTTAAAGAGCTCAAAGATGGCATATCGGATCTGATAGCTGGTATATCACAAGTGAACGAGAAACTGTTCCTTCCAAAGTCATCTAAACCTGAAACTGAAAGCCAGAACATTAGTAACACTGAAACCCAGAACATTGGTAAGATTGCCACCATTTCCGAAGTTAGCGCTAAACTTAGCGAAGTGACTCAGGAACGTCCTAAAATAGATGATGCACCGCGAGCGTCGGTCAATCTCTCCATTTACGAGGACGATTTAGAAGTTAAGAAAGACAACGCCGACTCGACCGAATACAATTCCTCTGAGGAGCTAGCGACgatatttaaaatagaaaaCAAAGCTAGAGCCACAGCGAAGGAAACTAACCCAGTAGAAAGTAGTATCAGAACAGAGCTGAGCTCTCCAAAGCTCGTCCAATCGATGAGTCAACAACTGAGAAGGTTCTCAGTAGACCACACCGAGGACAGCCCTAGTCAAAGCAACCAGTTGCCAACTAACATAGTGCCATGGAGGACGAAACGGCACAACTCCCAAAACGAAAACCAAG ACACGCAGCGTAAGCGCGAATGGCACGATCGTCCAAGCACGGTGATGCTCGCTTGTTCCTACACCCTGATGGTGACCCAGCACCTGGCTGAACTCGACTGGCTGACTCTGCTCGGGCTAATGCTAGCCATTGTCACTATTATTGCTATGATGTTGATTTGA